The sequence ttaatcaaaatgtttttccctttctaggGCAAACTTAGTTATTCAGTGTGAGAACTGGTGGAATTTAGCTAAACAATTTGCAAGGCGCAGCCCTCCTCTTCACTATTTGTCTAGTTCTGTGCAGAGAACACTAATGAAAGCTTTAGTTTTAGGAGGTTTTGCTCATATGGATACAGAGATGAAACAACAATACTGGACAGAGGTAAGATATTTTGGTGCTTCTGTTACCTTCACTTTAACAAGTTGTACAATTCAAGTTTGGAGTTGATTTGGAGCATTTTATGATGATGCAAACTTTGCTCATTCAGAATCTTCAGATTTTGACATCTATTACTGATAAATTTTTTTAGTGATTCTTTGAACATCCATAATTTTATAGCACCTTGGAGTTGCCAAAATTATGTAAATCATCAGTACTTAAACAGAAATAGCCAATAAGTGGCTAATTAACCGTTGGAGGGTTCATGAAATCCTGTATAACAGAGTGATATTGTAAAGGTTAATATTCCTCAGATCTGTgccatttcttccctttgttttagTTTGGTGATGGTTATGAATTATTCATGTATTTACTTACTGTCATTGAGTGAagctaatgagaaaaaataaagaagcttgATCAGCTTTTCTGTGCCTTGGTTCTATTAATACTCAGATATTTAATGCCAGAAATATGGGTAGATGAAATGTGGTCAGGGAACACTACGTTAGCTCTGAAGTTTGAAAAGCACTGATCTTCAGAAAAAAGTTTACTTTTATTAGGAAAGTTACAAAATTACTGAAGTGAGATGATAAGGCACTGGAATTAATTGGTGAAAAAGCATTTAGCTATTTTATGGAAATCTCCAAGTTGATTCAAATTGGTTTTGTTACAGCTGCAGTCACACTGGCTGATTGTAAGAGAGATTGTAATGTGACGAAGATAATGGTGAACATAATTATTAATCGGTGCTTTCAGCACTGACCTGTAACAGTTTTGTTGTTGCCAGTATTGAATCTGGAAAAGCATCAAATGCTGTCACTCAAAGTCCTTACTTGTTTAAACATGACAAAgtaatgttaaatatttatggaGGTACTCATTGTGAAACTGACCTGCAGGGGGTGGTGAATAGTGAGAATCACTGATCACTGTCACTTCAGACAATGCTGATGAGACAGAAAAGAATATAATTGCAAACTGGAAGTAACTGATTCTTGTACTGCTGTGATAAAAGCAACCCATGAGCTTGCTAAATTACTGAAATCTCAAATTTTGTTCATGTAACAACATGCTTATCTTACTGTGacttttctgaaacattttcaggTTCTTCAACCACTTCAGCAGCGTTTCTTAAATGTGATAAACCAAGAAAACTTTCAGCAGATCtgccaggaggaggaggtgaaaCAGGAAATCACAGCTACATTGGAAGCGCTCTGTGGCATTGCTGAGGCTACTCAGATCGACAACGTAGCAATTCTCTTCAATTTCTTAATGGACTTCCTTAATAATTGCATTGGATTGATGGAAGTGTACAAAAACACTCCAGAGACTGTTAATCTCATAATAGAAGTCTTTGTTGAAGTTGCACATAAACAAATTTGCTATCTTGGAGAGGTAAATAAGCCAAGAGGGGGAAGTGTGTCTGTGTGTACTCGTGTGTGGATGTTGCTATCCCTCATGAGAAATAgtgcaattatttttatgttttgtacGGAAAGAAACCCTGTGTGGTCACATCACTATTCTCtttatacagaaagaaatggaaatgctttATGGTCATGTCTGCATGAGGAATTCCTTTGTTTAAAGATATACATTCTCAAAGATTAAAAGCAGGGCATCTAGActgtttttatagaaaaaatTGTGTAACTATCAATCATCAATAGTCTTAGTAGGCATGAAGGGCAAGAGTGGAGACCGCATTGAGTGCTGATTTAACCATCTCATACTTCTCTGAAGTCTTGTCTAGCACAATGGCAGTACTACTGTCTGTGCATGCCATAGAGATACTGCTTTGGTCCTAAGCAAGTGGTTACTGAGTATGGGATAAAACGAGTCAGTGCAGTGCCCTTGTACTGCAGTACTGTTGGCTAATTTTGATGTTGTGTCTAGGAGAAGCCTACCTCAAACTGGGTCTGCACAGTGTATGATGGCTCCAAACTTTGATAGCCAAAGCATGTCCCTTTGTCTGTAATTTTAATTCCAGTTGGTGAGATTCGAGAGATAGGGCAGCCTATCCCAcgtcacttttttttctaagattGAATTGATAAAAGTAGTGTTGTAATGCTTTTGTCAACAGCACATAGATATATGGCTCTAAGTATTCTCGTTATTATGATTTTTTATGCAGTTATTACAAAAATGGATTATATAAATGAAATTTGATTCTTGAGGTATCACTGATCACGTAGTACTGTCTTAAAACAAAGTGTGTCACTTTTGGCACGTAGAAGTTTTCTGACTGTTACCTAACAATGTTTTATAGGCCAAAGCCATGAATTTGTATGAGGCCTGCCTAACTCTGCTCCAGGTGTATTCAAAGAATAATCTAGGTCGACAACGGATAGATGTTACAGCAGAAGAAGACCAGTACCAGGATCTCCTTCTTATTATGGAGCTTCTCACTAATCTTCTATCGAAAGAAttcattgatttcagtgatACAGGTATGGAGTACTTGGTAATTGCTGAGCTATAATTTGTGTTAAACATGGGGCATGTGTTCAGTCAAGGTAAAGTGAAAAGTCTGTGCATCTGCCTTGTTCTGTCATGTATGCGCAACACAAAAATGCAAGACCAGATGTAGACTTTGTCCACTGAATAGACGACTCAATGCTTATTAATACATTCTATTTGAGTCTGACATTGGATGTTAGATGCACTGAaagtattctgaaaaaaatactgtgaaactAAGGACTGTGAATACTACCTTAATATAATACCCAGATATCAAATGCATTGACAATTGCTGCTAACAACGCAAGAATTACAAAAGTGAGGTCACTTCCAGTTGCTGGGAAATATGGATCATAACAGGAAGTAGAGGAACTTGTCAAATTCTGTATTACAGAGTTTGCTTCAGTAACTTGCCcaatttatttatctttgtgtTTATAAAATTCATATAAATTATTAACGTACACTATATAGAAATTTAGAGAAAGCATAGAAATGCTTGTAATATTTTGCTCAGTGTATTTATGCAAGTATGAGGCAGATATCATTAGAAACAAATGTAAGATTCTGTAATGGAAGGGAACTCTCAAAGTATCTGAAGTGTTCTGGCTTAGTATGTCATCTGGTACACGTGATTATGAAATGCCTAGTCCTTGTGAATATAAATATAGAGTGATGTGGCAGCCTCTACTCActacatttctattttaaaacagtgcctCGTGTTTTTGTTTGGGAAGAGGGTAATAGACCTATCACTGAGAATGTCTTTATTAAAGTAATGTGACTCCTCCTTCAGTATACTTagtctttctcttctgtaaaacatgtttttgtctttgctaCAGATGAAGTATTTAGAGGACATGAGCCTGGGCAAGCTACAAACAGAACTGTATCAGCTGCAGATGTTGTCTTATATGGGGTTAATCTAGTTCTGCCTCTAATGTCTCAGGATCTGCTGAAGGTAAATTTGCTTTTACATGCAACTGCTAGAATATGAAAGCTTTATAGTAGTGAATCACCAGACATGGATTCTAAATTGCATTCTGCTTAAGTTGAATTTTCtaggctttttaaaatgcaaataactgTCTTTTAATTCTAGATACTGGTcaaaaagaagtatttaaagCCAAAAAAATGTTTAGGCCTTCCAGACACACAAGTCTTTTTTCTGTGCAGGTCATCAGTTAGCCAGCCTGGAAATGTGGCTTGTGGAATCCTTTTTCTGATAGTGTCAGGAATGTGATGGGAAGCATGAAAAAAGTCCAGGAGCAAACAGCAACTCTATAGTTATTTTTGCAGTACTGCTTGCCCGGTACAACAGTAAAATATGGAACAACTGACTGGTGCTACTTCATTGGGTTGCACTGTGCTAATATTTACTCCAAATCAGAGGAACAATTTTGAAATGTACCTCAGTTGTCTCCTCTTGACATGCTTTGGTTCTCATCCAGTGGCACCTACTGAGCGTGAGAGCTGCATGCATTATAGATGAAATCAAGGCAAAGGACGTGCCCTCAGAGCAGCCTGCTTGTACTCCAACTGCTGAGAGGCTTTCTTCCCTCAGGGCTAGACTTGCTCACGTGGAAGTAAAACTCTGTAACTTTGTGTGGAGTAGATACTGGACAGCTGCCATCAACTTGAACTTGTAGCAGTCTGCTTTTATTGCACCCTGCTTTTTGCTAGTATAGTTGTAGCCACTGATAACTGAAGTTGTTGCCTATAATTGTCTTTTTTCAGTGCGAAGCATCAGACTTTTGTATTTGTACAGCTGGCAGTAATGCCAGGATAATGCTACATGATTCTGAAAtgatcttgtttttcttttgacagtTTCCATCGCTGTGTAATCAATATTACAAACTAATCACTTTCATCTGTGAGATATTCCCTGAGAAAATTCCACAACTTCCAGAGGACCTCTTTAAGAGCCTAATGTACTCACTGGAGTTAGGGATGTCATCGTATCCTTCGTAGGGCTTGAGAGTGTTTAAAAGTCTGAGCTGCTTTTATAAGGACCTGTTAAGtcttgattctttttctttgcattgtttcttttcctatcaATTTCTGTACCTACAATTCTATATCCATAAACAACTCCTCTTCTGTGCCTCCTAGTGACTGAGAATTTCATGGTAGTGTCTATTGAGATTCCAGTATTAGCTGAATTTCCTGACTCGTGTTGCTTGAATGCAGTGTTTAAGTGGTTTAACGTGTAAGTTTTTTCTGGCAGCCATTCCTGCCCTCCTCCATTacttcacttcagagtgtgtAACTTCATAAGCCTTCAGCTGGCATCCCAAAGCTGTTCCTGAATTAGTTTCTCAGCTGGTAATagaaaacactgctgctgtttcctggGCTGGCTCCAGAGCATTTCCTGTCAGGTTGCCAATGGGCTCTCCCTCTTACAACAGGAGTACCATTTTCACTAATCTGTGGCACGTGTCAGACACAGATGAGCTTGACCATCAGGGCCTCTTTCTGAAAGTGTTATGTCAGAGAGGGTTATGGTACTTCAGGGTGTGCAGCTAATAAAGGAAAGCAACAAAGATGGAgttccccttttccctttttttatattttttattgtattattttattaacGGCTTTATAATAAAAAGATAACTCGGAATATATAAGCATTGAAGTGTTTTCTAATGACAGCTCTGGGAAGTTTTGTTACGATTTCACTGAAATCTGGTGTTGATTCTTTAATGCTTGTTACCAGAATGAGTTCTGAGGTTTGCCAGCTCTGTCTGGAGGCTGTAACACCGCTAGCAGAACAGTGTGCAAAAGCACAAGAAACAGATTCAGCCCTCTTTCTAGCAACAAGGCACTTTCTTAAGGTAAGAACAACTGTTTCGTGTTACTTTgtgggctttttgttgttgtgttgtagttgtttttttttttggtggtggtggtttgggttttttttttgcatacaaGTAGTTTCAAGAGGCCAAATAGTGATACTATCAGACTGCATTAATGACCATCATGCACAAGAGTAAGACAGAACTTGCAGTTGAAGAAGAGCGTAGAGGATCAGGAGCACTGACTGTATTACAAAGAAGAGTAGGaacacagagaggaaaatgaCTTTTCACCATTCAACAAAAGATCTGAATACTTCAGAATGCAATTTATAACTTATCTGTGCTCTGTACATGAGTTCTTGAATGAATCTCAATAGTTTCAGCAGTTAAATTTACTGCTAAGTGTGTCACAAAGCTTCCAGAATTGTGTGAAATGAAGGTAGAGTTAGAATACCAAAACAAGAGCATAATTGGGTACAGCAAAGAAAGGTAAATGCTGTCATTTATTCAATGTACCCAataagttttgctttttcttcttggcaGTTTCCTTGAAGGACCATTCACTGTATTTCATTGAATTTCCAGGTTAGCAGATAGCAGCCAGCTGGTAGCTCATTGATAATCAGGAACAAAGTGATTGGGGTACTTGTGTTCTGGACTCTCGATGTCAGTAGATCAGTTTTGCTTAATGTTTTCTTATCAATCTGACATTCAGATTTCTAGAGACTTCTCATTAAGAGTTTACATCAGCTAAGCTAAGAGTATGGGAAACACCTTAAATAACTGTATTCATCATGTTAACATGGCTATCTGCCTTTTCTCTAAATTTTccacttaattttttaaaattattcttattaATCTATTccttctttgtctttctgtgaGTTGTGGGAGACTTTAAAACTTGAGGAACTTcattcttcctctgcttctgttttgtgaTTTCAGATGGTCTTTGATATGCTGGTACTTCAGAAGCACAATACAGAAATGACAACTGCAGCAGGTGAAGCATTCTACACATTAGTGTGTTTGCATCAGGTATGATATAAACACTTCAGAACTCTGAAAACCACTCACTTTTTGATGGAGAATGGTTAATTGCTGTGCATTTGGCAAACTGTAGCATCATTCAGGAGGTCTCTAGTCCAACTTCTTGCTTGAAATTGGCTAAATACTAAAGTCAGATTGGCTTATTCAGGACTTTTTCCAACCGTGTCTTCAAAACCTCCAAGGTGGGTGGTGCAGAGCCTCCGAGCAGCCTATTGAAATCTTTAttgtctttaaaacaaatgtacTTTCAGCACCTGCCTGACTATCTTGGTGGCCCCCTAGATCAGTCACTGTTCTTCAACAATGGGGAATCCAAggctggacacagtattccatGTGTAATGCAGTGGGAGCTCTCTGTAAAGACAAATAATAAACAGTCCAGTGTGCTGCTAACACTTTAGTAGCTCCACTGAAACCCTCTGATTCTTTATTCAGCAGAACTGCTTCTCAAGCTTTCATTTCCCAGTCTGTATAGTTGCAGGGAGTTGGTCTGTTTCTACTACAATTCTGGACACCCCAGTATAAGGCCCCTGGGCAGTATTAAAACTGGCTTCCACGTGGATATGAACCATTAAACACAATCCTTTCAAGATGGACACATTTCATACAGCCATCAGTGTTTACCCAGTCTCCGCAGTCCTTCAAAGGCAATAGAGTGGCTGGCCTTGAAATAACAAACCTGTCAGCTTTGGTGGAGAGCTGCATTCCACAGGATCTCATCCACCAGTCTCCTGAATAAGTTGAAATCTGCTTCAGGATGTGCAGGGTCAGTACTCTTCTCCTGCCCTCACTCTCTTAAGGATGCTGAACTCCACTATTTCACCATCTGCGCAGCCGAGGCTGTCATTAAGTATCACCTCCCTGACTAGTACTTCCTTGTCTGTGAGtagcaaatgcagaaaaacgTTGCACCTGTTTGGCCAATCTGGCATGCAGGTGTCAGGGAGATTATCTCCTAAAAGTCTGTGATCCAGATTCTTCTCAAGTTGCTTAAAGATGACTTGGTCCTCTATTCACCTGTTTAAGTGACTTGTAATAACTCGCACCATGTCATCATCTTTACTGCCTCTTTACTCTGACCCACGAGCACTCAGCTAAACTGTCGCCTTGTCCATAAGACAGCATCcttaatttccttctttcacaTAAACAGCAACCTTCTGTGCTCTTCTCTGTCCAAAGAACCTCTCTGTCCATTAGAGCATTCCAGTTATATCAGCTGTGCCACCACCTCTAAGTTTCTGCAGTGATCTTGCAGTTCTGCATCTTTTCTTACTGTTTGTTTCCAAGGctgaatgtatttcttcttaGACATTTGAGGTTTGCCTCCTTCAGCCTGTTTTATCCTTCTTGATGAACACTCTTAGATCCATTACTGCCTCACATTCTTAGTGCTGCTGATCACCATCCCCACTTATCTACAAGTTGTTACCACTGTCTCCCAACATGCTCTTGAAAGCCCTTCTTGCCAGATTGACAAGCTTTTGACAGAGGTGTTCTTAAGCCACTTTTCCATATGAATCTTCTATCTGGTTAGCAGCACTCATCCCACGTAAAGGGACACATGAGCGTGTTAGACAAAAAGAGCCAGGAGCCTGTTACTCCCTGAACAGCAGTCAGTTTGCTGTTCTTAAAACCTTCAGCCTTCCCTTCACTGTCCTGATCATGTTTAATGTGCTTCTTCGTCTTCTGTTGCTGTCCAAGTGGGGAAACTCTTAGGAATCCCATCCCAGGGAAGGAAATCCAGAGAGAGGGAAAACTGTGGAGGGAAATGGCATGCTGAATGTGAGGCACCTGTGAAGGAAGAGAAGCCCAGTTCATAGAACTGAGCATATGCTAAGAGCCAGAAAGAACTTTGAAGGGAGTGCTTAAAGTTTCGACCTCTTCTGGTTCAAAGTCTTTATCTGGTTTAGAGAAAGGTGAGAGGCCACGAGTCCATAGCTGTTCCTGGTACGCCAGTTGGTGAAACTGGTGGGGAGACACTACTGAGGGTTTTCAGACTCAGCCTTAATTCTGGATTTTGTCCTGACGAGAGAAGTTGTATATAttgtggctttgttttttttttattttaaaattaatgagaCTCACATTTGTTTAACAGGCTGAATATTCAGAGCTAGTTGAAACCTTACTATCAACTCAACAAGATCCAGTAATCTACCAGCGATTAGCAGATGCCTTCAACAAGCTTACTGCAAGCAGCACTCCTCCTACACTGGACCGTAAGCAGAAGATGGCCTTCTTAAAGAGTTTAGAAGAATTTATGGCAAATGTTGGTGGACTTCTCTgtgtaaaataaacaacaaaactctATGCCTAATTTAGACCCTTTCTGCAAAATGCACTGAGAAACGCTGAATGCTGACTAAATCTTGTACCTGTCTCTGGGTTCTTTGCAGCCATCTCAGATTCTAGAGAGTCTGGAAGTTTGAACATACGTAACACAGTGGAATAGGAGAGGTCAACTTTGAATCAGCTTCTGCTATTATGTGTTAGCTGCAATCTGTCATACTTGTGTGTGGGAGagaatgaacagaaaatgagaatttaattttttttccatatatgtGCAAACAGATATGGgcacaatgaaaaataaattcagtgccTTTTTCCCCACTGGTTTAAAATGAGTGTCCAGATAAACGTGCAGATTTCTTTTCTACCCAGAATTATGTTAGAGTGTGATGCAAATACATAAAAAGCTCTAAACAGTTTAGCTGAttttaagctttatttttttcctctctaaagTTTGAGTTTGGTGTTccaatggggagaaaaaaagaatggtgTTTTAACttgtgtttagttttgtttttctagatcAACCTGACATTGCGTGTTTCTGTAATGCAGGTTTTTACATTATGTTCTGCTGCCtaaagttcagaagaaaaaaggtgtaTATTTTTGTTCCCCTAAGATGAACTTTAGGATCTGTAGCCATTTCATTgccttaatttaaaaaaaaaagttcatataCTTACAAAACTTAAGGCAAGATTTGACTCTTCAGAGTTGATTTAGGATGTTGGCATTAAGCTGCCGTGTGCCTGTTGCAGCCCTTCACACAGACGAGTGTCATTTTGGAGTTGAGTGTGATGCAAGGTTCACGGGTAGTTTTACTTTCAGCATTGGTTTGATTCACGTCCAGGTTACGCGCAACTGCGATGTATTTCTACACTGAACTGTTTGCTCAAGCAATAACAACTCAAAAGGTCTAAATTACTGACTTACAGTCTTTTCAAAGTTGGGGCATTAGCTAAAACACTTATGCTAGAACAGTGGTAGCAAAACCTTTGACTCAAGGGCCATGCTTACTTGACTCTGGTCAAGAAAAGTAACTGGgatgtgcagtgctgtgggggATTTGGGTTTTGCTGAATGTAACTCCGCCTCTGTAGAGCCATCCCAGCTGCTCTCTTGCTCATTTTTTGTCAGTACTTCAGTGGTTATGACAGCAGAAAACAGTGCCCTGAGTTTAGTGGACCAACAAGGAAGAGTAGCACACGAACACAAAAGGGAGGCCTGTTTTGTCTCCAGACATGAGCCTGAGAAAACTGAAGCAAACACAAATGTTGCGTGCCGAGTAGAATTGGTTTTAGTGGAAATACATGGAGGCAGAAGTTGGCCCTTTTGTTTAAGACCTCTGCTAGATTATGTTGTTGAACGTTTCCcatgtgttttttaaatttctgtagaATGTACAGTGCACACCTTTGTGTGGCTATGTACAGCATCATGTTTGCAACTCAACTTCAGCTGTTCATCTCATAATTACTCACAATAGCCAGAATGTTAAAAAGACAAATCTGTAATACTGTGCTATAAGTGATCTAAGACTTTATTTCTCAGTTAAATCCATACCTCTCTCAAGTGAGGACCCACAAGGCCAAAAAAGCCATCTCTTCATTACGCATTTCTCTTAATTTATGGGAAAGCTGGGCCTTGTCAGATTTACACATGAAAAAGTGACCATAAAACTTACTAGATAACATACCTTCCCCAtgagtattttatttctaacataatttgcatatttttttacAACAGGAGGGGTGTTGCGCTCAATTTTTCCCTGAAGCTCTAGTgctttccttcaaaaaaaaaaccaaaaaactccTGACTGTGTACTTGCTCAAATGATAATGATCCCAGCAGATTGATCTTTTTTAATTAGCTTGGTTTTTTTGCTATGTTTCTGGAACTGCTTCTGGTGTTTCTCTGAACCTGTGTGTTTCACAGGGTGACAATGAAGGCATTAAAGCCTGTGAACAGAAGGAGCTCaaagagctgctgcttgtttgtCACAATGTAGATGATGCCAAATACGTAGGCCAATGCCTTCAAAGAGATCATGGCAAATACCTTCAACTTACTTGGATCTGACTGGATAATCGATGCTCCTCTACAACTGTGCCACTGTCacttttttaaagctgtttcaaTATTCAAAAATATAACTTCACATTTGTGACACTGTCTTAAGTATTATAACTGATTGGGAGTACAAATGGAGTTAGTATTCAGAACAAATTCATGTGCATACCCATTACTTTTCTACTCAGGCCTGCTGTATTGTAACAAGTGCTGATGCACGCCTTAGTTTGTCTTTCAAGACCTGTTAAAGTATGAAGATTTACTTTCAAAAACACGTTTTGAAGATTGTTTAAAACTTTTGTTTATCCATCTATTTAAAATCAATGTTATGTTAAAGGGAAATTGTGCTAGAGAGCGCTTTGTGTGATTTTTGTGCTTAATGTTATGTGGaacaacactgttctttttaatttttcttctgttcttgtcTGTTCAGCGTGGATCTTTCCTTGccagttgattt is a genomic window of Meleagris gallopavo isolate NT-WF06-2002-E0010 breed Aviagen turkey brand Nicholas breeding stock chromosome 1, Turkey_5.1, whole genome shotgun sequence containing:
- the XPO4 gene encoding exportin-4 — encoded protein: MGHIGRFPLAGITSSRIGGQRPRRTTNVQGDRSEEPCRSLPDLDKDDMVYMEAYDKLLESWLTLVQDDKHFHKGFFTQHAVQVFNSYIQCHLAAPDGTRNLTANGVASREEEEISELQEDDRDQFCDQLASVGMLGRIAAEHCIPLLTSLLEDRVTRLHGQLQRHQQQLLASPASGSIDNKVLDDLYEDIHWLILVTGYLLANDTQGETPLIPPEVMEYSIKHSTEVDINTTLQILGSPGEKASSIPGYNRTDSVIRLLSAILRVSEVESRAIRANLTHLLSPQMGKDIVWFLKRWAKTYLLADEKLYDQISLPFSTAFGADTEGSQWIVGYLLEKVISNLAVWSSEQDLANDTVQLLVTLVERRERANLVIQCENWWNLAKQFARRSPPLHYLSSSVQRTLMKALVLGGFAHMDTEMKQQYWTEVLQPLQQRFLNVINQENFQQICQEEEVKQEITATLEALCGIAEATQIDNVAILFNFLMDFLNNCIGLMEVYKNTPETVNLIIEVFVEVAHKQICYLGEAKAMNLYEACLTLLQVYSKNNLGRQRIDVTAEEDQYQDLLLIMELLTNLLSKEFIDFSDTDEVFRGHEPGQATNRTVSAADVVLYGVNLVLPLMSQDLLKFPSLCNQYYKLITFICEIFPEKIPQLPEDLFKSLMYSLELGMSSMSSEVCQLCLEAVTPLAEQCAKAQETDSALFLATRHFLKMVFDMLVLQKHNTEMTTAAGEAFYTLVCLHQAEYSELVETLLSTQQDPVIYQRLADAFNKLTASSTPPTLDRKQKMAFLKSLEEFMANVGGLLCVK